A region from the Variovorax sp. RKNM96 genome encodes:
- a CDS encoding chromate transporter — MQPPLSDAATPQAPPQPQSPRDLFVSFTWLALQGFGGVLAIVQREMVEKKKWLTPEQFLEDWAVAQVMPGPNVINLALMIGDRYFGLRGAIAAVAGMLTIPLVVILALAVLYAHYAGNPQVAAALRGMGAVSGGLIAATGIKLIPQLRKHPLGFPVCLAFMALVFAAIAVFKVPLGWVLLVLGGVACIWTWRKISP; from the coding sequence ATGCAACCGCCCCTCTCCGATGCGGCAACGCCGCAGGCTCCGCCCCAGCCCCAGTCGCCGCGCGACCTTTTTGTTTCATTCACCTGGCTCGCGCTGCAGGGCTTCGGCGGCGTCCTCGCCATCGTCCAGCGCGAGATGGTCGAGAAGAAGAAGTGGCTCACCCCCGAGCAGTTCCTCGAAGACTGGGCCGTGGCCCAGGTGATGCCCGGGCCCAACGTGATCAACCTGGCCCTGATGATCGGCGACCGCTACTTCGGCCTGCGCGGCGCCATTGCCGCGGTGGCGGGCATGCTGACCATTCCGCTGGTCGTGATCCTCGCGCTGGCCGTGCTCTATGCGCACTACGCCGGCAACCCGCAGGTGGCGGCGGCACTGCGGGGAATGGGCGCGGTGTCGGGCGGGCTGATCGCCGCCACGGGCATCAAGCTGATTCCGCAACTGCGCAAGCACCCGCTGGGCTTTCCGGTTTGCCTGGCGTTCATGGCGCTGGTGTTCGCGGCGATCGCGGTGTTCAAGGTGCCGCTGGGCTGGGTGCTGCTGGTGCTGGGCGGTGTGGCCTGCATCTGGACCTGGCGAAAGATCTCCCCATGA
- a CDS encoding chromate transporter, whose amino-acid sequence MTIAMQWHDWLALFGQYLLLSLLSISGAITTVPDMHRYLVTQHGWLTDAQFSSSVAIAQAAPGPNVLFVALMGWNVGLNAGGGIGAGPMAWLLGFFGLMVTMVGIMVPSTTLTYVATRWGHRNRTRREVRAFKQGMAPVVVGLLIATGWVLATGNHAGDTPAWHLWLLTGVAALIVWRTRIHLLWLLGAGALLGAIGFV is encoded by the coding sequence ATGACCATCGCGATGCAATGGCACGACTGGCTCGCCCTCTTCGGCCAGTACCTGCTGCTCTCGCTGCTGTCGATCAGCGGCGCCATCACCACGGTGCCCGACATGCACCGCTACCTCGTCACCCAGCACGGCTGGCTCACCGATGCGCAGTTCAGCTCGTCGGTCGCCATCGCCCAGGCGGCGCCCGGGCCCAACGTGCTGTTCGTCGCGCTGATGGGCTGGAACGTCGGGCTCAACGCAGGCGGTGGCATCGGCGCCGGGCCGATGGCCTGGCTGCTCGGCTTCTTCGGCCTGATGGTGACCATGGTCGGCATCATGGTGCCGAGCACCACCCTGACCTATGTCGCCACCCGCTGGGGCCACCGCAACCGCACCCGCCGCGAAGTGCGCGCCTTCAAGCAGGGCATGGCGCCGGTGGTGGTGGGCCTCCTGATCGCCACCGGCTGGGTGCTGGCCACGGGTAACCATGCTGGCGACACGCCTGCATGGCACCTGTGGCTGCTGACCGGCGTGGCCGCGCTTATCGTCTGGCGCACGCGCATCCATCTGCTCTGGCTGCTCGGCGCGGGCGCATTGCTCGGCGCCATTGGCTTCGTCTGA
- a CDS encoding aldo/keto reductase yields MSQLRPLGRSGLLVSPLAFGGNVFGWTVDEAASFKLLDAWLDAGFNFVDTADVYSAWVPGHTGGESETIIGKWLKQSGKRNRVVLATKVGKPMGEGKVGLAPKYIREAVEASLKRLQTDYIDLYQSHDDDANTPLEESLGAFDALIKEGKVRAIGASNYTAPRLAEALDVSERLGIARYESLQPLYNLYDRAVFEDELEPLCIKREVGVINFYALAAGFLTGKYRTEADASKSARGANTTKKYLNERGLRILDALDKVAQQYNAKPGQVAIAWQIARPGVTAPIASATSIAQLEELVVATQLKLDAGTIEMLDRASAETAAA; encoded by the coding sequence ATGTCGCAACTTCGCCCGCTCGGCCGCTCCGGCCTCCTGGTTTCGCCGCTCGCCTTCGGGGGCAACGTGTTCGGCTGGACGGTCGACGAGGCCGCCTCCTTCAAGCTGCTCGACGCCTGGCTGGACGCGGGCTTCAACTTCGTGGACACCGCCGACGTCTACTCGGCCTGGGTGCCGGGCCACACCGGCGGCGAGTCGGAAACCATCATCGGCAAGTGGCTCAAGCAGAGCGGCAAGCGCAACCGCGTGGTGCTGGCCACCAAGGTCGGCAAGCCGATGGGCGAAGGCAAGGTGGGCCTTGCGCCCAAGTACATCCGCGAAGCGGTCGAAGCCTCGCTCAAGCGCCTGCAGACGGACTATATCGACCTCTACCAGTCGCACGACGACGACGCCAACACGCCTCTGGAGGAGTCGCTCGGCGCCTTCGATGCGCTCATCAAGGAAGGCAAGGTGCGCGCCATCGGCGCCTCCAACTACACGGCGCCCCGGCTGGCCGAGGCGCTGGACGTGTCGGAGCGCCTGGGCATCGCGCGCTACGAGAGCCTGCAGCCGCTCTACAACCTGTACGACCGCGCCGTGTTCGAGGACGAACTGGAGCCGCTGTGCATCAAGCGCGAAGTGGGCGTGATCAACTTCTACGCGCTCGCGGCCGGTTTCCTGACTGGCAAGTACCGCACCGAGGCCGATGCGTCGAAGAGCGCGCGAGGCGCCAACACGACGAAGAAGTACCTCAACGAGCGGGGCCTCCGCATCCTCGATGCGCTCGACAAGGTGGCGCAGCAGTACAACGCCAAGCCGGGCCAGGTCGCCATCGCATGGCAGATCGCACGGCCGGGCGTGACGGCGCCCATCGCCAGCGCCACCTCGATCGCGCAGCTCGAGGAGCTGGTGGTCGCAACGCAGCTCAAGCTCGACGCGGGCACCATCGAGATGCTCGACCGCGCGAGTGCGGAGACGGCAGCCGCCTGA
- a CDS encoding DUF3237 domain-containing protein yields the protein MSSSLFDSIAAPTLEHFADLRVEVGVPQVLGQSARGLRRVVPITGGEASGHGWHARVLPGGSDFQLIVSDTLSELDARYGLETDAGDLIYVQNHAVRSAAPEVMAKLLRGEAVDPAEVYFRCNPRFETSSAALRWINERMFVGAGVRHPAEVVMRFFALA from the coding sequence ATGAGCAGCAGCCTCTTCGATTCGATCGCAGCGCCCACGCTCGAGCACTTCGCCGACCTGCGCGTGGAAGTGGGCGTGCCGCAGGTGCTCGGCCAGAGCGCACGCGGACTGCGGCGGGTGGTGCCCATCACGGGCGGCGAGGCGTCGGGCCACGGCTGGCACGCACGCGTGCTGCCGGGCGGCAGCGACTTCCAGTTGATCGTGAGCGACACGCTCTCCGAACTCGACGCGCGCTACGGCCTGGAGACCGATGCGGGCGACCTGATCTACGTGCAGAACCACGCGGTGCGCTCGGCCGCGCCGGAGGTGATGGCGAAGCTGCTGCGCGGCGAGGCGGTCGATCCGGCAGAGGTCTACTTCCGCTGCAATCCGCGTTTCGAGACGTCCTCGGCGGCGCTGCGATGGATCAACGAGCGCATGTTCGTCGGTGCCGGTGTCAGGCACCCGGCCGAAGTCGTGATGCGTTTTTTCGCGCTCGCCTAG
- a CDS encoding GNAT family N-acetyltransferase, producing the protein MRLITCTEDAHAGAILAILNDAIVTSTALYDYKPRTPENMVAWFATKRANGFPVIGAEDQNGKLLGFASYGTFRAFPAYKYTVEHSVYVEAGHRGAGLGRTLMEAIIAEAIARDVHVMVGAIDAANAGSIGLHERLGFEHSGTVRQAGFKFGRWLDVAFYQRILATPLNPVDG; encoded by the coding sequence ATGCGCCTCATCACCTGCACCGAGGACGCCCACGCCGGCGCCATCCTCGCCATCCTCAACGACGCCATCGTCACCTCCACCGCCCTGTACGACTACAAGCCGCGCACGCCCGAGAACATGGTCGCGTGGTTCGCCACCAAGCGCGCCAACGGCTTCCCGGTGATCGGTGCGGAGGACCAGAACGGCAAGCTGCTGGGCTTTGCGAGCTACGGCACCTTCCGTGCCTTTCCGGCCTACAAGTACACGGTCGAGCACTCGGTGTACGTCGAGGCCGGCCATCGGGGCGCGGGGCTGGGGCGCACGCTCATGGAGGCGATCATTGCCGAGGCGATCGCGCGGGATGTGCATGTGATGGTCGGTGCGATCGACGCCGCGAACGCGGGCAGCATCGGCCTGCACGAGCGGCTGGGGTTCGAGCACTCGGGCACGGTGCGGCAAGCCGGCTTCAAGTTCGGCCGCTGGCTCGATGTGGCGTTCTACCAGCGGATTCTCGCGACGCCGCTGAACCCGGTCGACGGCTAG
- a CDS encoding XRE family transcriptional regulator produces MRNESPLSGESAGHIDALIATRLLALRQAKGLSLAELAELSGVSKAMISKVERAQSSPTAMLLGRLAAGLGVSLAQLLTEEKEGPQRLRTKAMQEVWRDPEAGYLRRQVAERGTTGSGVELVEVELPRSAQVGYPRWSGKPYRQCLWMLEGALQVDYGDERFELAPGDCLDFGVDRPLVFKALGRTACRYLLVACPD; encoded by the coding sequence ATGAGAAACGAATCACCCCTTTCAGGCGAATCCGCCGGCCACATCGACGCCCTCATCGCGACCCGGCTGCTGGCGCTGCGCCAAGCCAAGGGGCTCAGCTTGGCCGAGCTGGCTGAGCTCTCGGGTGTCAGCAAGGCCATGATCTCGAAGGTGGAACGTGCGCAGAGCAGCCCTACGGCCATGCTGCTGGGCCGGCTGGCGGCGGGACTTGGCGTGTCGCTGGCACAGTTGCTCACCGAGGAAAAAGAAGGCCCGCAGCGGCTTCGCACGAAGGCCATGCAGGAAGTCTGGCGCGATCCCGAAGCGGGCTATCTGCGCCGCCAGGTCGCCGAGCGCGGCACGACGGGCAGCGGGGTGGAACTGGTCGAGGTCGAGCTGCCGCGTTCGGCGCAGGTCGGCTATCCGCGATGGAGCGGCAAGCCCTATCGCCAATGCCTGTGGATGCTCGAAGGCGCGCTGCAGGTGGATTACGGCGACGAGCGCTTCGAGCTGGCCCCCGGCGATTGCCTCGATTTCGGCGTGGACCGCCCGCTGGTCTTCAAGGCGCTGGGGCGCACGGCCTGCCGGTACCTGCTGGTCGCGTGTCCGGACTAG
- a CDS encoding NAD(P)/FAD-dependent oxidoreductase, with protein MHSSSCLFSPLSTSSTTPCPAPFSASSGFANTKVDLLVIGASFAGLACARAAALAGLSVMVLEKKTSAGAKLHTTGIIVKDAVDSVPWLAEVPPALVRRIEGVRLYAPNMRHVDLHAPGYWFWATDAPALLDWMVDSARASGVDVRLGTLFEQALWMNDRWEVPVTHGPCITATYLVGADGPHSRVAKALGLSRNTRFLYGVEHEYQGARMAPDLLHCFIDRQLAPGYIGWALDGVGVSQIGLARRLGHNDANALRLAPLLKKIESVVSPGNAPPVAVRAGMIPCGGVLPVVARERALLVGDAAGMVSPVTAGGIHTALQHGERAGEAVARFVRGEVGDPATWFVRSYPRFLLKRSLRWAFDHFQSDWMFNHLLGTSPMRRMAELVYFHRKGGPLPKD; from the coding sequence ATGCACTCCTCTTCCTGCCTCTTTTCCCCGCTCTCCACCTCATCTACGACGCCCTGTCCCGCGCCGTTCAGCGCGAGCAGCGGCTTCGCCAACACCAAGGTAGACCTGCTCGTCATCGGCGCGAGCTTCGCGGGCCTCGCCTGCGCCCGGGCCGCGGCGCTCGCCGGCCTCAGCGTGATGGTGCTGGAGAAAAAGACCAGCGCCGGCGCCAAGCTCCACACCACCGGCATCATCGTGAAGGACGCGGTCGACAGCGTCCCCTGGTTGGCCGAAGTGCCACCCGCACTGGTGCGGCGCATCGAAGGCGTGCGGCTCTATGCGCCGAACATGCGGCATGTCGACCTGCACGCACCCGGCTACTGGTTCTGGGCCACCGATGCGCCCGCGCTGCTCGACTGGATGGTGGACTCGGCCCGCGCCTCTGGCGTCGACGTGCGGCTCGGCACGCTCTTCGAGCAGGCGCTCTGGATGAACGACCGGTGGGAAGTCCCCGTGACGCACGGTCCCTGCATCACCGCCACCTACCTTGTCGGCGCCGACGGTCCGCATTCACGCGTCGCCAAGGCGCTGGGCCTCTCGCGCAATACGCGCTTTCTCTACGGCGTCGAACACGAATACCAGGGCGCCCGCATGGCACCCGACCTTCTCCACTGCTTCATCGACCGCCAGCTCGCGCCCGGCTACATCGGCTGGGCGCTCGACGGCGTGGGCGTGAGCCAGATCGGCCTGGCCCGCCGCCTGGGTCACAACGATGCGAACGCGCTGCGGCTCGCCCCGCTGCTCAAGAAGATCGAATCGGTGGTGTCGCCGGGCAATGCGCCGCCGGTGGCCGTGCGCGCGGGAATGATTCCCTGCGGCGGCGTGCTTCCGGTGGTGGCGCGCGAACGGGCATTGCTGGTGGGCGACGCAGCCGGCATGGTGTCGCCGGTCACGGCCGGTGGCATTCACACCGCGCTGCAGCACGGCGAGCGCGCGGGCGAGGCCGTGGCGCGCTTCGTGCGCGGCGAGGTGGGCGATCCGGCGACGTGGTTCGTGCGCAGCTATCCGCGCTTCCTGCTCAAGCGCTCGTTGCGCTGGGCCTTCGACCACTTCCAGAGCGACTGGATGTTCAACCACCTGCTCGGCACGTCGCCGATGCGGCGCATGGCCGAATTGGTCTATTTCCACCGCAAGGGCGGGCCGCTCCCAAAGGATTAG
- the rlmB gene encoding 23S rRNA (guanosine(2251)-2'-O)-methyltransferase RlmB translates to MSSPKVIFGFHAVGVRIKTAPKSVLEVLFDASRRDARMKQFIARAQEAGVRLVEADSLRIAKLSGSHGHQGVAARVEPTAQIHSLDELLEGLEEAGTVPLLLVLDGVTDPHNLGACLRVADGAGAHAVIAPKDHAAGINATVAKVASGAAETVPYFMVTNLARTLNELKERSIWCVGTSDDAPGTIYQSDLKRPLALVLGAEGEGMRQLTRKTCDELVSIPMAGAVESLNVSVASGVCLYEAMRQRSL, encoded by the coding sequence ATGTCTTCCCCCAAAGTGATCTTCGGCTTCCATGCCGTGGGCGTGCGAATCAAGACCGCGCCGAAATCGGTGCTCGAGGTTCTGTTCGACGCCAGCCGGCGCGATGCGCGCATGAAACAGTTCATCGCGCGTGCGCAAGAAGCCGGCGTGCGGCTGGTCGAGGCCGACAGCCTGCGCATCGCCAAGCTCAGCGGCAGCCACGGCCACCAGGGCGTGGCTGCGCGGGTCGAGCCCACCGCGCAAATCCATTCGCTGGACGAACTGCTCGAAGGCCTCGAAGAGGCCGGCACCGTGCCGCTCCTGCTGGTGCTCGACGGCGTGACCGACCCGCACAACCTCGGCGCGTGCCTCCGCGTGGCCGATGGCGCCGGCGCCCATGCAGTGATCGCCCCCAAGGACCATGCGGCCGGCATCAACGCCACCGTGGCCAAGGTGGCGAGCGGTGCGGCCGAGACGGTGCCGTATTTCATGGTGACCAATCTCGCGCGCACGCTCAACGAACTCAAGGAACGCAGCATCTGGTGTGTGGGCACGAGCGACGACGCGCCGGGCACGATCTACCAGAGTGACCTGAAGCGCCCGCTGGCGCTGGTGCTGGGCGCCGAAGGCGAGGGCATGCGCCAGCTGACCCGCAAGACCTGCGACGAGCTGGTGAGCATCCCGATGGCCGGCGCGGTCGAGAGCCTGAACGTCTCGGTGGCCAGCGGCGTGTGCCTCTACGAGGCGATGCGCCAGCGCAGTCTCTGA
- a CDS encoding ribosomal protein L7/L12: MDKLPPEAIAALQRGSLIEAIKIVRDKTGLDLKSAKEAVERYANGEGAPADWQEGDWGRGEPEGAGMQGNGPVAVPSAALTALAKGNKIEAVRLTREATGLGLAEAKQLVENHQNPAAGDFGHLPSGIPTNPMAEPGRVSQGGSKLLPIVIVVLVVVLAWLYFVKGA, translated from the coding sequence ATGGACAAGCTTCCACCCGAAGCCATCGCGGCATTGCAGCGCGGCAGCCTGATCGAGGCGATCAAGATCGTGCGCGACAAGACCGGCCTGGACCTCAAGTCGGCCAAGGAAGCCGTCGAGCGCTACGCCAACGGCGAAGGAGCGCCGGCGGACTGGCAGGAGGGCGACTGGGGCCGCGGAGAACCCGAGGGCGCGGGCATGCAGGGCAACGGGCCTGTCGCGGTGCCGTCGGCCGCGCTCACGGCCCTGGCCAAGGGCAACAAGATCGAGGCCGTCCGCCTCACGCGCGAAGCCACGGGCCTTGGCCTGGCCGAGGCCAAGCAGTTGGTCGAGAACCACCAGAACCCGGCGGCCGGCGATTTCGGGCATCTGCCGTCGGGCATTCCGACGAATCCGATGGCCGAGCCGGGGCGGGTGTCGCAAGGGGGCTCCAAGTTGCTGCCCATCGTCATCGTCGTGCTGGTCGTGGTGCTGGCCTGGCTGTATTTCGTGAAGGGCGCCTGA
- a CDS encoding ATP-binding cassette domain-containing protein produces the protein MSQPPSDAIVAVEHVFKSVTDSTGTLDILQDIDFTLGARETAAIVGASGSGKSTLLSIIAGLDTPTRGTVKLAGDDIFAIDEDERAALRAQRVGFVFQSFQLLGNLSALENVMLPLELANRKDARKAATEMLGRVGLGQRLGHYPKVLSGGEQQRVALARAFVVQPALLLADEPTGSLDFATGEQVMKLMFDLNRELGTTLVLVTHDRGIASRCERRITIEAGRVSLNEKTPVSTVEQAA, from the coding sequence ATGTCCCAACCCCCGTCTGATGCCATTGTCGCCGTCGAGCATGTCTTCAAGTCCGTCACCGATTCGACCGGCACGCTGGACATTCTGCAGGACATCGATTTCACCCTCGGCGCGCGGGAAACCGCCGCCATCGTCGGCGCCTCGGGCTCCGGCAAGAGCACCTTGCTGTCGATCATCGCGGGGCTCGATACGCCCACGCGCGGCACGGTCAAGCTCGCGGGTGACGACATCTTCGCCATCGACGAGGACGAACGCGCCGCCCTGCGCGCACAGCGCGTGGGCTTCGTGTTCCAGAGCTTCCAGCTGCTGGGTAACCTGAGCGCGCTCGAAAACGTGATGCTGCCGCTGGAGCTGGCCAACCGGAAGGACGCACGCAAGGCCGCCACCGAGATGCTCGGCCGCGTCGGCCTTGGGCAGCGCCTGGGCCACTACCCCAAGGTGCTCTCGGGCGGCGAACAGCAGCGTGTGGCACTGGCCCGCGCTTTCGTGGTCCAGCCGGCCCTGTTGCTGGCCGACGAGCCCACAGGCAGCCTCGACTTCGCGACCGGCGAACAGGTGATGAAGCTGATGTTCGACCTCAACCGAGAGCTCGGCACGACGCTGGTGCTGGTCACCCACGACCGCGGCATCGCGTCTCGTTGCGAGCGCCGCATCACCATCGAGGCCGGACGCGTGTCGCTCAACGAGAAAACGCCTGTCTCGACGGTCGAGCAGGCCGCCTGA
- a CDS encoding arylesterase, with product MTTAALGSAGAWTAAAQAQATNAAGKPVILVLGDSLSAEYGLKRGEGWVPLLEKRLAQQKIAATVVNASISGDTSSGGRARFPALLAQHKPSHVVVELGANDALRGLPLSDTESNLLQITKAAQAAGAKVLIVGIQVPPNYGGDYTRRFEAVFSKVANATKSALVPFLLKGVADAPDALSLFQADRIHPTAVAQPQLLDNVWPELRKLLPK from the coding sequence TTGACCACCGCCGCGCTAGGCAGCGCGGGGGCATGGACGGCCGCGGCGCAGGCCCAGGCCACCAACGCGGCCGGCAAACCGGTCATCCTGGTGCTGGGCGATTCGCTGAGCGCAGAGTACGGCTTGAAGCGCGGCGAAGGCTGGGTACCCTTGCTGGAAAAAAGGCTTGCCCAGCAGAAGATCGCGGCCACCGTGGTCAACGCCAGCATCAGCGGCGACACCAGCTCCGGCGGACGCGCCCGCTTTCCCGCCCTGCTCGCGCAGCACAAGCCCAGCCATGTGGTGGTGGAGCTGGGCGCCAACGACGCGCTGCGGGGCCTGCCGCTCTCGGACACCGAGAGCAACCTGCTGCAGATCACCAAGGCCGCGCAGGCCGCGGGCGCCAAGGTGCTGATCGTCGGCATCCAGGTGCCGCCGAACTACGGCGGCGACTACACGCGGCGCTTCGAGGCGGTGTTCTCCAAGGTGGCGAACGCGACCAAGTCGGCGCTCGTGCCCTTCCTGCTCAAGGGCGTGGCCGATGCGCCCGATGCGCTCTCGTTGTTCCAGGCCGACCGCATCCACCCGACGGCCGTGGCGCAGCCGCAGTTGCTCGACAACGTCTGGCCCGAACTGCGCAAGCTGCTGCCCAAGTAA